Proteins found in one Stigmatopora nigra isolate UIUO_SnigA chromosome 15, RoL_Snig_1.1, whole genome shotgun sequence genomic segment:
- the LOC144208754 gene encoding uncharacterized protein LOC144208754 — translation MENLNSVLKNSGSNINCLETFSTYEESMPPLQETPSRLGRIMKSKPNMSCRRKREFISDEKKDASYWEKRRKNNEAAKRSREKRRLNDMVLENRVIALNDENVRLKSELLQLKLRFGLISTASYIEKTQQIEAKNSTGNGGSSSSSSQYYSSGYSSSSQVMINSDSSETEQSGINAGHRQQVLYSPRGSLSDMSDGSSRDSPEPIPFEIKQEGDRLEMDIANGTSTQIIFNIHRGLANVPTHHKLQQHSQEMESVYHGQQQELHHQQQQPHPDPISNINNQLAPQPPAAQTSVILFGPSSASYPVESLTRSQDIGIQKQNKSNSQYQSFAESSADPLVEVMRPLENKTPDSTSSELSQIEAEERQVYSNFQPLQQTLQEQQVSHLPTKYIHQHVDVNQSHLYHHQPPPSYIISQDEEPPNAQTDGDFPNDAYYQVQSISSTKDTSSSDGDPRSSDKEASTDDDESPSSSCSGKYHTQLLIRMQESASPQQSCSQTQSRDPQGEVKGTALPHKLRLKHRAISSGSRGGNCSGQESPTTPPFAISPPLPQHPYLSLSPQQNIQRESPAGAMYLTASDEEGTSKPDGKKETSVWRNRRQE, via the coding sequence ATGGAAAATCTGAATTCAGTTCTCAAAAACTCAGGAAGTAACATAAACTGCCTTGAGACTTTCTCTACTTATGAAGAGTCCATGCCTCCTCTCCAAGAGACTCCGTCTCGCTTGGGGCGTATCATGAAATCCAAACCCAATATGTCTTGCAGACGCAAACGTGAATTCATTTCAgatgagaagaaagatgctTCTTATTGGGAGAAACGTCGCAAGAACAACGAAGCAGCTAAGCGCTCCCGTGAAAAACGGCGCCTTAATGATATGGTTTTGGAGAACCGTGTCATCGCGCTTAACGATGAGAACGTCAGGCTCAAGAGTGAGCTTCTCCAACTGAAGTTGCGCTTTGGCCTTATAAGCACTGCCTCTTACATTGAAAAGACTCAGCAAATTGAAGCAAAAAACAGCACCGGAAATGGTGgttcctcatcttcatcttctcAGTACTACTCGAGCGGGTATTCAAGCAGTTCTCAGGTGATGATAAATTCGGACTCTTCCGAAACTGAGCAGTCTGGAATCAACGCGGGACACAGGCAGCAAGTGTTATACTCGCCCCGCGGTTCCCTTTCCGACATGTCTGATGGATCCTCCAGAGACAGCCCAGAGCCAATTCCCTTTGAGATCAAGCAAGAAGGTGATAGGCTAGAAATGGATATTGCCAATGGCACTAGCACCCAGATCATCTTTAACATTCATCGTGGTCTGGCTAATGTACCCACTCATCACAAACTCCAGCAGCATTCTCAGGAGATGGAGTCCGTTTATCATGGCCAGCAGCAGGAGCTtcaccaccaacaacaacaaccccatCCAGACCCTATTTCCAACATCAATAACCAGCTTGCCCCTCAACCACCTGCTGCCCAGACAAGCGTAATTCTCTTTGGTCCCAGTAGTGCCTCTTATCCTGTGGAGAGCTTGACACGGTCCCAAGATATCGGTATACAGAAGCAGAACAAAAGTAACAGTCAGTACCAGTCCTTTGCAGAGAGCTCTGCTGATCCCCTTGTCGAGGTGATGAGACCACTTGAGAACAAAACACCAGACTCCACTTCATCCGAGCTCAGTCAGATTGAAGCTGAAGAGAGGCAAGTCTACAGTAATTTCCAACCTCTCCAACAGACCCTGCAGGAGCAGCAGGTGTCCCATTTGCCGACAAAGTATATCCATCAACACGTGGACGTCAACCAATCTCATCTCTACCACCATCAGCCACCCCCTTCCTATATTATTTCCCAAGACGAGGAGCCACCCAATGCTCAGACTGATGGCGACTTCCCAAACGATGCTTACTACCAAGTCCAGTCAATCTCTTCTACGAAAGACACATCTTCTAGTGACGGGGATCCAAGGAGCTCTGACAAAGAAGCATCCACTGATGATGACGAGTCACCTTCCTCATCTTGCTCAGGCAAATACCATACGCAGCTTCTCATCAGAATGCAGGAGTCTGCCTCCCCTCAGCAGAGCTGCTCTCAGACCCAAAGCCGAGATCCCCAGGGGGAGGTTAAGGGCACGGCGTTACCCCACAAACTCAGGCTTAAACATCGGGCCATAAGCTCTGGGAGCAGAGGAGGCAATTGCTCTGGACAAGAGTCTCCAACTACACCTCCCTTTGCCATATCGCCACCTCTTCCTCAGCATCCTTATTTATCACTGTCACCACAACAGAACATTCAGAGAGAATCCCCAGCTGGCGCCATGTACCTGACAGCATCGGACGAGGAGGGCACAAGCAAACCTGATGGCAAAAAGGAGACGAGTGTATGGCGGAATAGGAGGCAAGAGTAG
- the nfil3-6 gene encoding nuclear factor, interleukin 3 regulated, member 6, giving the protein MYEEVSKAMRVQQDVAIVHSMESTEEGEGTPLSFPDDSMSVMTSNNLLARSLLGRTAAVKRKESPSSSIRRKREFIPLEKKDEGYWDKRKKNNEAAKRSREKRRVNDMVLESRVLALLEENARLRAELLALKFRFGLVKDPSNAPILPLTAVPPHNPNVSSHYFLINSSSHTNNPTGQVSARSSRDGGNLSEDSGFSTPGGSSVGSPVYFEDRLSDHEKSSPHRTEEMNSDSYNSPADAYHTKVDQAETMKNLPHKLRFKSPGNGETSDAVGDPSSTRRSPAPPTSEGPRETSKALELFGAETGEGHLGPWVSLQGDGGRRDRQSPQYVTSPSNFNLQPTAQAHPELKYQHENNYLKSQLSSLSKEVAQLKKLFTEQLMSNVN; this is encoded by the coding sequence ATGTATGAGGAAGTTTCCAAGGCGATGAGGGTGCAGCAGGATGTAGCTATAGTCCATTCAATGGAGTCCacagaagaaggagaaggaacACCATTATCCTTTCCAGATGACAGCATGTCCGTCATGACCTCCAATAACCTGTTGGCCCGCTCTCTTCTGGGCCGCACGGCTGCGGTCAAGCGTAAGGAAAGTCCCTCGTCCAGCATCCGACGCAAACGCGAGTTCATCCCGcttgaaaaaaaggatgaagGCTACTGGGATAAAAGGAAGAAGAACAACGAGGCAGCAAAACGTTCACGTGAAAAGCGACGTGTGAACGACATGGTGTTGGAGAGTCGCGTTCTGGCCCTACTGGAAGAAAACGCTCGCCTCAGGGCCGAGCTGTTGGCTCTCAAGTTCCGCTTCGGTTTGGTGAAAGACCCCTCTAATGCACCTATCCTTCCACTCACCGCAGTTCCTCCACACAATCCAAATGTGAGCTCGCACTATTTCCTTATTAACTCATCTTCACACACCAACAACCCGACAGGTCAAGTCTCTGCGCGAAGCTCCCGGGATGGGGGCAACCTATCAGAAGACTCAGGGTTCTCCACTCCCGGCGGATCCAGTGTTGGCAGCCCAGTCTACTTTGAAGACAGGCTGAGTGACCATGAGAAATCATCACCGCACAGAACAGAAGAGATGAACTCAGACTCCTACAATTCACCGGCCGATGCCTACCACACTAAGGTAGACCAAGCCGAGACTATGAAAAACCTCCCCCATAAGCTACGTTTCAAGAGTCCTGGAAACGGTGAGACGAGCGACGCGGTAGGGGATCCCAGTAGCACCCGACGCAGCCCCGCGCCGCCAACTTCCGAGGGTCCGCGAGAGACCTCAAAAGCACTTGAACTTTTTGGGGCGGAAACAGGAGAGGGCCACTTAGGCCCATGGGTTTCTTTGCAAGGCGATGGAGGGAGGAGGGATAGGCAGTCTCCCCAGTATGTCACCTCACCTTCAAACTTCAACCTGCAGCCTACAGCTCAAGCACACCCAGAATTGAAATATCAGCATGAAAACAACTACTTAAAGTCTCAGCTTAGCTCTTTGAGCAAAGAAGTGGCTCAGTTGAAGAAACTTTTCACAGAGCAGCTCATGTCCAATGTTAACTAA